In Amia ocellicauda isolate fAmiCal2 chromosome 7, fAmiCal2.hap1, whole genome shotgun sequence, one genomic interval encodes:
- the LOC136753308 gene encoding solute carrier family 25 member 36-A → MSQRDTLVHLFAGGCGGTVGAILTCPLEVVKTRLQSSSVTLYISEVQLSTVNGASVNPVARVSRGPLHCLKLILEKEGPRSLFRGLGPNLIGVAPSRAIYFAAYSSAKEKLNGIFEPDSTQVHMVSAGLAGFTAITATNPIWLIKTRLQLDARNRGERRMSAFECIRKVYQSDGIRGFYRGMSASYAGISETVIHFVIYENIKRKLLESKSASNMDDEDESVKDASDFFGLMMAAATSKTCATSLAYPHEVIRTRLREEGTKYRSFFQTLSMVIKEEGYRALYRGLTTHLVRQIPNTAIMMSTYELVVYLLHG, encoded by the exons ATGAGTCAGAGAGATACCCTGGTGCATCTGTTTGCTGGAGG GTGTGGGGGCACAGTTGGTGCCATCCTAACGTGTCCACTGGAAGTGGTGAAAACAAGGCTGCAGTCTTCCTCGGTCACTCTGTACATCTCTGAAGTCCAGCTGAGCACCGTCAATGGAGCCAGTGTCAACCCAGTGGCCCGTGTCTCTCGTGGACCTCTCCATTGCCTGAA GTTAATACTGGAAAAAGAAGGCCCTCGTTCTCTCTTCAGGGGTTTAGGACCTAATTTGATTGGTGTGGCTCCTTCCAG AGCTATATACTTTGCTGCTTACTCCAGTGCAAAAGAGAAATTGAATGGTATTTTCGAGCCAGATTCTACCCAGGTGCATATGGTGTCAGCTGGACTAGCAG GGTTTACAGCAATTACAGCAACCAATCCTATCTGGCTTATAAAGACTCGCTTACAGCTGGATGCAAG aaaCCGGGGTGAGAGAAGAATGAGCGCATTTGAATGTATCAGAAAAGTATATCAGTCAGATGGGATCAGAGGTTTTTACAGGGGCATGTCTGCGTCCTATGCAGGCATCTCTGAGACTGTGATTCACTTTGTAatttatgaaaatattaaacGTAAACTACTGGAATCAAAGTCTGCTTCTAACATGGACGATGAGGATGAATCTGTGAAAGATGCATCTGATTTCTTTGGACTTATGATGGCAGCAGCCACCTCAAAAACATGTGCCACCTCCTTAGCATATCCACACG AAGTAATACGTACAAGACTACGAGAGGAGGGAACCAAGTACAGATCTTTCTTCCAGACACTTTCAATGGTTATAAAAGAAGAAGGCTATAGAGCGCTTTACCGTGGTCTCACCACACACCTGGTCAGACAGATTCCAAACACGGCTATAATGATGTCTACCTATGAACTTGTAGTTTACCTGCTTCATGGATAA